GGTTGAAATAAAAAAAGCACTAACCGAGTAGGCTAGTGCTTCTTTGATCGTTTCTTTAATTATTTCTTGATGTCGTCTCCGATTGAAATCATTGCACAACGGAATCCGATCGTACTGCTTGCTCGGTCCATATCGGTAAACCTTCTCGTACCAGGAGCCATCCAGTAGGCAACATCTTTCCAAGAACCACCTTTGTAGACTTTTGAGCGATCATTTACTAGCGATCGGTACTCTAGTTGAGGGTTGTAAGAGATACTATCAGCCACTTGGCTCGATTGCCAGCCATAGTTTTCTTCTGAGTCGCCAGTACCATCTTTTCTCACGGGGTTTAAATCATCAAACTCTCCAAAAGAAAGTGGTCGATAGGTGTCGAAAACCCACTCACTCACGTTTCCAGCCATGTTAAATAGGTTGAAATCGTTTGGTTCTCTTTGGCCTACTTTTTCTGGAATTGACGAACCATCGTTATTCGTGTTTCCTGCGATACCGGCATAATCTCCTCGGCCTCTTTTAAAGTTGGCTAATTGCTTTCCTCTACGCTTACCAAACGGGTTTCGCGTACTTCTGCCATCCCAAGGGTAAATACGACCATACTCTTCATTTTCATCTAAGTATACCGTACCGATAGTTGCTTTTGCTGCATATTCCCATTCTGCCTCATTTGGAAGACGGAATTGCGGTAAGTAAATACCTCTTTCTATAAACTCACGCTTGTTTAGTGGATCGTTGATGAATTCGACAACCTCTTGTTGGAAATCATCAAAGTCTTCTACAGAGATTACTTGCTTTTCACCGTTGTTATCCCCGATTATTTGTCCACCAATGGCCAATTCTGGATCACCAGTAGTTTCGTTGATTACGATGAACTCTTCTTGGAAAGCCAATGGAAGATCTTCAAAGTCCATTTCAAAGATGAGGCTAAGGTTTACATTGTCCGTACGCCATTTAGCGAAATCAACCACTTGTCTCCAAGAAACACCTACTACGGGATAATCATTGTAACCTGGGTTACTGTAGTAATTTTCCGCATAAACATCGTTAAATGAAAAGCTACTCGTCCAAACGTTATCATCAGGTATAATATCTTCCATCATTTTTGGACTACTAATGCTGTGCGTAGGTCCAGTATAATCAGGTAAGAATGGCTCTGGTGGCTCGGCTAAATCCGCAGCACCCTTGGAGTTAGGATTTTCAATTTCAATATTCTTCGGAAGATCTAATACCTGAGGGTTGTATTGGTAGAACACATATTCTCTCCATTGAGAGTTTGTGATTTCAGTTTCATCCATCCAGAAAGAATTGACTGTTACCGTTCTTTCTATGTTATCCCTAGAGCCATAAAGGTCCTCTTCAAAAGAACCTAGAACAGTTCTACCTCCTTGTACATACACCATTCCCGGAGGGTTCGGAAGTCTTCTGTCGTCATAAGGCTTAAAACCGAGGTTGCTCTTTCTGGTACCATAAGCAGCACCTGTTGTGCTACTTACTCTTTGCTTCTTACCAAAAATAGAGCAGGCACTTACTGAAAACATAATCAGAAGTCCCAAGGAACCTACTTTTATGAAACCTACTAGATTTTTCATTTTTTAATATTTTGTATTCTCAGGTGAAAGTTGAACGTGCTAATATACAGCTATAGTCATAATGTCACAAAACCAAAAACCTGATTCAATGTTCAAAACGCATTTTTATAACGCTTATTTTCAGGGAGTGCAGGAAATTGTATCTGTTTAACTTATTGTTAGTTACTAAAATTGTATTGGTGAACGAATAACGTACTTTCACTGCCTAACATTGTAAAATTAAACCGCATATATGTCACTTGGTCATTCCATATGACCTTTCAGTCAACAGATAAACGACGATCGGTAAGAATATTCTTTATTTGAATTATGAACAAAACTAAACTGTATTGGCTGCTACAGTTTGGAGGCTGGGGCGGACTTATGCTTACCAGTTTCCTTGTAATGGTATTGCTCCTTCCGACATTACCTGCCTTGGTTATCAATACGGCGATAGTATTTTTAGCCGTATTTGTGAGTCATCGGTACCGAGTTTATGTCAAAAAAAGGAATTGGAAGGACTTGCGTGTACCAGTCCTCGTTCCCAAGGTATTCGTTGCCAGTGTAGTACAGGGAATTGTACTTTCCGTACTAAGTCTACTAATCGTGGTGGGTATTATTACAGTACTGGCCGTTACGCACCCGGCATTGCTCGATAAACTGCTAAGTGTTCCAGAAATTGACGGCTTAGACGAGTCAACCCAAGAAATCATAAGACAAGCTACTTTGGATTCATACTCTGGAAACCGAATCATAGTATTTGCCATAAGCTTTGTTATTAGCAATACCATCTACTTTATCAGTTGGTCGGCCATATATTTTGCCTATCAGTTCATTCTGAAGGCGCGTGAGATGGAAATTGAAAAATGGAAGCTTTCGGCGTCTGTAAAGGATGCAGAACTAAGTACGCTTAAGGCTCAAATCAATCCACACTTTATTTTTAATAGTTTAAATAATATTAGGTCCCTTGTAGTTGAAGATGCCGACCGGGCACGTGACTCTATCACTCATTTATCAGACTTGTTACGGTTTTCCATTCAATTCGATCAGTACGAGAAGGTTTCTTTAGAAAAGGAATTGGAAGTGGTGGAAGACTACCTGAATTTGGAAGCCATCCAACTGGAAGAGAGGCTACGGTATAGTTTTAACATAGATGAGGAGGCAAAAGAAGTATTAATTCCTCCGATGATCATTCAAACATTGGTTGAAAACGCTATAAAGCACAGTATAAATAACCTTCCTGATGGCGGAGAGATCATTGTTTCCACTCGAATTGATGAGGAAAGCATGAGTATTTATGTGAAAAACACGGGTCAGTTGAATATGAAGGCCTCTGTAGAGGGTAAAAAGAAACGTCGTGGAATAGGGATAAGTAATTCCAGAGAGCGATTGAGACTTTTGTATGGGCAGGAAGCTCGGTTAGCAGTTGAAAATATGAACGAACAAATGGTGTGCGCTACAGTAAGGATACCATTTAAGTAATAGATAAATTAAGGCATGAAAACACTAATTATAGACGATTCAAGGTTAGCAAGAAACGAGTTAAAAAGGCTTTTGAAGGAATTTGACAATGTTCAGATCATTGGTGAGGCTGCTAGTGCCGATGAAGCCAAAGAAAAGATTGGTGAGTTAAAACCAGATTTGATTTTTCTGGATATTCAAATGCCTGGAAAAAATGGTTTTCAGTTGCTAGAAGAACTAGAGGTGTTGCCAGAAGTAATCTTCTCTACGGCTTACGACGAACATGCGCTGAAAGCTTTTGAATATAATGCACTTGACTATTTGGTTAAGCCAGTACAAAAGCAGCGATTAGCTGGGTCTGTAGCGAAGGTTTTCGACAAGATCAAGAAGAAAGAAGCGGACCAGAATGAAAACAATGACAATTTATTGACGATCCACGATCAAGTGTTTGTGAAGGATGGTGAGAGATGTTGGTTCGTGCAGTTATCGGATATAAGGTTATTTGAGGTAAGTGGTAATTATACAACGGTTTACTTCGACACATCTAAGCCGATGATCACCAGAACGTTGAACTATTTAGAATCTCGATTAGATGACAAAACGTTCTTTAGAGCAAACAGACAGCAAATCATTAACCTAAAGTGGATTGAAAGAATAGAGCCTTGGTTTAGCGGAAGTTTACGAATTTACCTGAAAGGTGGAGAGGAAATTGACGTTTCAAGAAGACAGACCCTGAAGTTTAAGGAGTTGATGAGTTTCTAATGAAATTAAATGCAAAAAGAGCGGTTCTAGAATTCACTTCTATCGTAGTAGCGGTGATATTGGCCATGTCGTTGAGCGAACTCCGACAAAACTATTTGAACGAACAGCTCGCGAAAAAGACATTTAAAAATATAGTGCTCGAAGTAGAGCATAATGAAGAACAACTCAAGCGAGACTCTGCCAAAATCGCAAAGGATTTGGCGTTTATACAAAAATGGGTTGAAGACGTAAGTGAGGATAAAAAGCCCGAGACTTTTAGTGCTGGTTTTAGCCTATCATTTCTAAACAGTTCTGCCATGGAGGTAGCTGAAATCAACCAATCCTTGGCTTTTTTGAGCATGGAACAGCATATGGACTTGGCGGATATTTATGCCGCGCAAGACTTTTACAGTGAACATGGCACTAAGATGTTCGATATTATGGGAGGGTTTGTAGGTCAAATGACCGAACCGAATCCTAAGGAAGTTCTACCGCACGTGCTTACGCTCAGGTTTCACTTAAGAATTATCTACAATACGATAAACGCTTATTTGGAACAATCTAGCACCTTTTTAGAGAATTATGCTACGGTGCTAGCATCTGATTGAGGAGCGCTTTTCCTTCGTCCACGGACTTAATTTCGTTGAAGGTTAAGATTAGCCTTGTTTTGTACTCCTTCATTTTGCTGGTTTTCGGTCTTTTTTGAACGAAGGCAAGGATTTTTCCAAATGTGGGAGATTGGAAGTATGCCTCGTTGTCCGACGGAAGGAAATAGCATTTCATAGCCTCGTTTTTCAAAACTACCTTTTCGAAACCGAGCTGTTCGGCCAGCCACCTTAACCTGACGGTTTCCACTAAGTCAACCACAGCTGTAGGTAGGTTACCAAACCTATCCTGAATGTTATTGATGAACTCCTGAAGCTTTTCTTCATTTTTAATACTATCCAACTTAGAATAAAGGCTGAGTCTTTCGGATATGTTGGAAACATAGGAGTCAGGAATCAGGATTTCCAAATCCGTTTCAATGGTACAGTCTTGGGCCACAATTTTAGCGGCCTCTTTTACCAGATCTTTCTCAAAAAGAGACTTGAACTCATTTTCTTTTAGTTCTTGAACAGCCTCATCCAGGATTTTATGGTACATGTCGAAACCAAGGTCCGAAATAAAACCACTTTGTTCGGCCCCGAGTAAATTACCCGCACCGCGGATATCTAAGTCGCGCATGGCCACCTTAAAGCCATCACCTAAATCAGAAAATTCCTCTAATGCACTGAGCCTTTTTCTGGCTTCGCTTGTAA
This is a stretch of genomic DNA from Roseivirga misakiensis. It encodes these proteins:
- a CDS encoding LytR/AlgR family response regulator transcription factor, coding for MKTLIIDDSRLARNELKRLLKEFDNVQIIGEAASADEAKEKIGELKPDLIFLDIQMPGKNGFQLLEELEVLPEVIFSTAYDEHALKAFEYNALDYLVKPVQKQRLAGSVAKVFDKIKKKEADQNENNDNLLTIHDQVFVKDGERCWFVQLSDIRLFEVSGNYTTVYFDTSKPMITRTLNYLESRLDDKTFFRANRQQIINLKWIERIEPWFSGSLRIYLKGGEEIDVSRRQTLKFKELMSF
- a CDS encoding SUMF1/EgtB/PvdO family nonheme iron enzyme, producing MKNLVGFIKVGSLGLLIMFSVSACSIFGKKQRVSSTTGAAYGTRKSNLGFKPYDDRRLPNPPGMVYVQGGRTVLGSFEEDLYGSRDNIERTVTVNSFWMDETEITNSQWREYVFYQYNPQVLDLPKNIEIENPNSKGAADLAEPPEPFLPDYTGPTHSISSPKMMEDIIPDDNVWTSSFSFNDVYAENYYSNPGYNDYPVVGVSWRQVVDFAKWRTDNVNLSLIFEMDFEDLPLAFQEEFIVINETTGDPELAIGGQIIGDNNGEKQVISVEDFDDFQQEVVEFINDPLNKREFIERGIYLPQFRLPNEAEWEYAAKATIGTVYLDENEEYGRIYPWDGRSTRNPFGKRRGKQLANFKRGRGDYAGIAGNTNNDGSSIPEKVGQREPNDFNLFNMAGNVSEWVFDTYRPLSFGEFDDLNPVRKDGTGDSEENYGWQSSQVADSISYNPQLEYRSLVNDRSKVYKGGSWKDVAYWMAPGTRRFTDMDRASSTIGFRCAMISIGDDIKK
- a CDS encoding sensor histidine kinase; this translates as MNKTKLYWLLQFGGWGGLMLTSFLVMVLLLPTLPALVINTAIVFLAVFVSHRYRVYVKKRNWKDLRVPVLVPKVFVASVVQGIVLSVLSLLIVVGIITVLAVTHPALLDKLLSVPEIDGLDESTQEIIRQATLDSYSGNRIIVFAISFVISNTIYFISWSAIYFAYQFILKAREMEIEKWKLSASVKDAELSTLKAQINPHFIFNSLNNIRSLVVEDADRARDSITHLSDLLRFSIQFDQYEKVSLEKELEVVEDYLNLEAIQLEERLRYSFNIDEEAKEVLIPPMIIQTLVENAIKHSINNLPDGGEIIVSTRIDEESMSIYVKNTGQLNMKASVEGKKKRRGIGISNSRERLRLLYGQEARLAVENMNEQMVCATVRIPFK